Below is a genomic region from Bordetella pertussis 18323.
GCGCTCGAACTGGCCCAGGCGCAGGCTGTCGACCTGGTCGTCAGTGACTGGAACATGCCCGTCATGGGCGGGCTGGGCCTGATCCGGGGCTTGCGTGGGCAGGCCCGCTACCAGGATCTGCCCGTGCTGGTGCTGACCACCGAGGACGATGGCGACAGCAAGGCCGCCGCGCGCGATCTGGGCGTATGCGGCTGGCTCAACAAGCCGCTCGATCCGGATGTGCTGGTCGATCTGGCGGCGGAGCTGCTTGGCGTGGCGCCAGGCGCGTAGCGGTTTCTATAGGAAGCATACGGGTCATGAGTTCAGGTCTGGACCTCAGTCAGTTCTACGAAACATTCTTCGACGAAGCCGACGAGCTGCTCGCGCAGATGGAGCAGTTGCTGCTCGAGCTGGATGTGGGCGCGCCCGACATCGAGCAGCTCAACGCGATTTTCCGCGCCGCGCATTCCATCAAGGGCGGCGCGGCCACTTTCGGCTGCTTCCAGAAGCTGGCCGGAACCACGCATTTGCTTGAAAACCTGCTGGACGCGATCCGGCGCGGCGAGATGGGACTGCGCGCCGACATGGTGGACATTTTCCTGGAAACGAAAGACGTGCTCAAAAGCCAACTGGACGCCTACCGGGCCTCCGAAGAGCCCGAAGATGCCGTGTTCGAGCGCATTTGCGCCGTGTTGCGCCAGCTGGCGCTGGAAGGCGGACAGGCGCCGGCGGCCGCGGCGCCGGCGCCGGTAGCGGCTCCCGAACCCGACCCGGAACCCGAACCCGCGCCCCAGCCCGCCGCGGCATCGACGGCGGCGGGCCTGCCGTTGCGGGTGCGTTTCAGCAAGGTCTCGGACAAGGATGCCCAGTCGCTGCTGGAGGAAATGGGCAACCTGGGCGACGTGCGCGCCAGCGAGCGCGCCGGCCAGACGTTGACGGTGTGGGTCGACACGACCTGCTCGCCGGACGATATCGAAGCGGTGTGCTGCTTCATCATCGACGCGGACCAACTGGAAATCGCCCGCGAGGCCGAGCCGGCCCATGCGCCGGCGCAGGCGGCCGTAGCGGCCGCGCCGGATGCCGCCGCCACGCCGACGCCGGCTCCCGCTCCCGCCGCGGCCCAGGCCGCCGAGCCGGCGCGCGCCGCGCGCCCGAGCATTGCGCCCGCGCACGCCGACAAGGAGTCGACCTCGATCCGCGTCGGCGTCGAAAAGGTCGACCAGGTGATCAACCTGGTCGGCGAACTGGTGATCACGCAGGCGATGCTGGCGCAGACCGCCTCGACGCTCGATCCGGTGCTGCACGATCGCCTGCTCAATGGCATGGAGCAGCTCGAGCGCAATGCGCGCGACCTGCAGGAAGCGGTCATGTCCATCCGCATGATGCCGATGGACTACGTGTTCAGCTGCTTTCCGCGCCTGGTGCGCGATATCGCCGGCAAGATGGGCAAGCAGATCGAACTGCAGACCTATGGGCGGGCCACCGAGCTGGACAAGAGCCTGATCGAGCGCATCATCGACCCCTTGACGCACCTGGTGCGCAACAGCCTGGACCATGGCATCGAAACGCCGGACAAGCGCGTGGCGGCCGGCAAGGAGCCGGTGGGCCAGCTGGTGCTCTCGGCGCAGCACAATGGCGGCAACATCGTCATCGAGGTCAGCGACGATGGCGGCGGCCTGAGCCGCGAGCGCATCCTCAGGAAGGCCGTGGCCCAGGGGCTGACGGTCAACGAGAACTCGCCCGACGACGAGATCTGGCAACTGATCTTCGCGCCCGGTTTCTCCACCGCCGACCAGGTCACGGACATCTCCGGGCGCGGAGTCGGCATGGACGTCGTGCGCCGCAATATCCAAGACATGGGCGGCCACGTGCAGCTCTCCAGCGTGCCGGGGCAGGGAACGACCACGCGCATCGTGCTGCCGCTGACGCTGGCCATCCTGGACGGCATGTCGGTGCGGGTGGGCGAGGAAACCTTCATCCTGCCGCTGAACCATGTGACGGAATCGCTGCAGCCGCAGGTCGACCAGATCTATTCGGTGGCCGGCAACGAGCGCGTGATGCAGGTGCGCGGCGAATACCTGCCGCTGGTGGAAATGCACCGGGTGTTTTCGGTGGGCCAGGCGCAGGCCGATCCCACCCAGGCCATCGCCGTCATCATGCAGGCCGAGGAGCGCCGCTTCGCGCTGCTGGTCGATCACCTCGTCGGCCAGCACCAGGTGGTGGTGAAGAATCTCGAATCGAATTATCGCAAGGTGTCTGGCATTTCGGCCGCCACCATCCTGGGCGACGGCAGCGTGGCGCTGATCGTGGACGTATTAGCGCTGGCGCGCGCCAATCGGGAAAAGTGGTCCCAGCCCGAAGCCATTCTGAATTGACGGAGAGACATATCATGGCAGCCAAACCGCACACCCAGGCCACGCGCGCCGAAGACGTGGGCAACGAGTTCCTGGTCTTCACGCTGGGCGAGGAAGAATACGGCATCGACATCCTGAAAGTGCAGGAAATCCGCGGCTACGACGCGGCCACGGTCACGCGCATCGCGAACGTGCCGTCCTTCATCAAGGGCGTGACCAACCTGCGCGGCATCATCGTGCCCATCGTGGACCTGCGCATCAAGTTCAACCTGGGCAGCGTCGAATACAACGAGCAGACCGTCGTCATCATCCTCAACCTGGACCGCCGCGTGGTCGGCATCGTGGTCGACGGGGTGTCGGACGTGCTGATGCTCAACGCGGCCCAGGTGCGTCCGGCGCCCGAGTTCGGCGCCACCCTGTCCACCGAGTACCT
It encodes:
- the cheA gene encoding chemotaxis protein CheA gives rise to the protein MSSGLDLSQFYETFFDEADELLAQMEQLLLELDVGAPDIEQLNAIFRAAHSIKGGAATFGCFQKLAGTTHLLENLLDAIRRGEMGLRADMVDIFLETKDVLKSQLDAYRASEEPEDAVFERICAVLRQLALEGGQAPAAAAPAPVAAPEPDPEPEPAPQPAAASTAAGLPLRVRFSKVSDKDAQSLLEEMGNLGDVRASERAGQTLTVWVDTTCSPDDIEAVCCFIIDADQLEIAREAEPAHAPAQAAVAAAPDAAATPTPAPAPAAAQAAEPARAARPSIAPAHADKESTSIRVGVEKVDQVINLVGELVITQAMLAQTASTLDPVLHDRLLNGMEQLERNARDLQEAVMSIRMMPMDYVFSCFPRLVRDIAGKMGKQIELQTYGRATELDKSLIERIIDPLTHLVRNSLDHGIETPDKRVAAGKEPVGQLVLSAQHNGGNIVIEVSDDGGGLSRERILRKAVAQGLTVNENSPDDEIWQLIFAPGFSTADQVTDISGRGVGMDVVRRNIQDMGGHVQLSSVPGQGTTTRIVLPLTLAILDGMSVRVGEETFILPLNHVTESLQPQVDQIYSVAGNERVMQVRGEYLPLVEMHRVFSVGQAQADPTQAIAVIMQAEERRFALLVDHLVGQHQVVVKNLESNYRKVSGISAATILGDGSVALIVDVLALARANREKWSQPEAILN
- the cheW gene encoding chemotaxis protein CheW, producing the protein MAAKPHTQATRAEDVGNEFLVFTLGEEEYGIDILKVQEIRGYDAATVTRIANVPSFIKGVTNLRGIIVPIVDLRIKFNLGSVEYNEQTVVIILNLDRRVVGIVVDGVSDVLMLNAAQVRPAPEFGATLSTEYLTGLGTVDERMLILVDIEKLMTSDEMALVEKVAS